The Methanomethylovorans hollandica DSM 15978 genome includes a region encoding these proteins:
- a CDS encoding type II toxin-antitoxin system death-on-curing family toxin gives MITLHDTLIEKYGGTRGTMIEATIDHLIQYKLSPLKTVFANATIALHTITTAHAFFDGNKRTAFALADVILRNGGYKIVADKNTTKKMLITVAEYKMSVEEIDEWIRRNTAEL, from the coding sequence ATCATTACGCTCCATGATACTCTCATTGAGAAATATGGCGGCACACGTGGTACAATGATTGAAGCCACTATTGATCACCTTATTCAGTATAAATTAAGCCCCTTAAAAACTGTTTTCGCAAATGCAACCATAGCATTGCATACCATCACAACGGCTCACGCATTTTTTGATGGCAACAAAAGAACTGCATTTGCATTAGCCGATGTTATCCTCAGAAATGGAGGATATAAAATTGTCGCGGATAAAAATACCACTAAGAAAATGCTAATCACAGTGGCTGAGTATAAAATGTCAGTGGAAGAAATAGACGAGTGGATAAGAAGGAATACAGCAGAGCTATAA